A region from the Chloroflexota bacterium genome encodes:
- a CDS encoding tyrosine-type recombinase/integrase, protein MKKPRPTPPPINLTDAPRIATIDDVIQNYLRDLAIGQSPRTVETYAQGLERFKEYLTFAKHSPTDIASTLSVDHALECARWLNEERDIAKATLRTYLATLSQFYAYLLREKIVELPASDIERMRGAFKKYRRGYSRPLPKLPPDEAITAILRAARAMPKEDKKPRLELARLRNIAMLEALRASGMRVGELVTLKRDDLDYRTHAARVIGKGDKQRIVYFDDAAWNAIQNYLKARSDGAKGRALYELPLFARHDRRASERVLPLTTDSVRLVFNALARAAGIDITMTPHSLRHAFATKVLDTTGDLAIVQDMLGHSSPETTRIYAKVSNKKMRAAHRAAFGYRGDADDKGD, encoded by the coding sequence TTGAAGAAGCCGCGCCCCACTCCCCCACCGATCAATTTGACAGACGCTCCGCGTATTGCAACAATTGACGATGTGATTCAAAATTATCTGCGCGACCTGGCAATTGGTCAATCGCCGCGCACGGTCGAAACGTACGCGCAAGGACTCGAACGTTTCAAAGAGTACCTCACCTTCGCCAAGCACTCCCCTACCGATATCGCCTCCACGCTTTCGGTAGACCACGCGCTCGAATGCGCGCGCTGGTTGAACGAGGAACGCGACATTGCCAAGGCGACTCTGCGAACGTATCTTGCAACCCTTTCGCAGTTCTATGCGTATCTATTGAGAGAAAAGATTGTCGAATTGCCCGCGTCCGACATCGAGCGAATGCGCGGCGCGTTCAAAAAATATCGGCGCGGCTACAGTCGCCCGCTCCCCAAACTTCCGCCCGATGAAGCGATCACTGCCATATTGCGCGCGGCGCGCGCGATGCCGAAAGAAGACAAAAAGCCGCGTCTCGAACTCGCACGCCTGCGTAACATTGCGATGCTCGAAGCGTTGCGCGCGTCCGGGATGCGCGTCGGCGAACTCGTCACGCTCAAACGCGATGACCTCGATTATCGCACGCACGCGGCGCGCGTGATTGGCAAAGGCGACAAGCAACGCATCGTTTATTTCGACGACGCGGCGTGGAACGCGATTCAGAACTATTTGAAAGCGCGCAGTGATGGCGCGAAGGGTCGCGCGTTGTACGAACTGCCGCTCTTTGCGCGTCACGATCGGCGCGCGAGTGAACGCGTTCTGCCGCTGACGACCGATTCAGTGCGCCTCGTGTTCAATGCGCTCGCGCGCGCGGCGGGGATTGATATCACGATGACGCCGCATTCGTTGCGTCACGCGTTCGCGACCAAAGTGTTGGACACGACCGGGGATCTCGCCATCGTCCAAGATATGCTGGGACATTCATCGCCTGAAACAACGCGCATCTATGCTAAAGTCTCGAACAAGAAAATGCGCGCGGCGCATCGCGCCGCGTTCGGCTATCGCGGCGACGCCGACGACAAGGGCGATTGA
- a CDS encoding S41 family peptidase: MRTFLRLVVLLLLVGLVLFVAFFAGFGMNYYQVRTQPAPSDIPSSFKLFWEAWNVAKGEFYGDIPDRQTLTHGAIRGMLQSLKDPHTVLIEPEPARAEQSTLQGETGDVGLNLDIKDGVLTIVAPVPGSPADKAGLRAGDIVLKIGDKDVAFQVTVQEAQGLLRGPIDSTVKIQVRRIGDAKPMDLDLKREKYALPTVQYKMLPNTTFGYIKVTLETSETANEFAKAVDNLKSQKVTGLVLDLRNNPGGLFPDPVLDIAGQFLKNNDVVVYEKYRDGTDKDFKAGSRRGVTDLRVAVLVNSGTASAAEILAGALQDYKRAPLIGEPTYGKGSVQTIRKLSDGSALHITTATWFTPKKNQIEGTGLKPDIAVPLTNESIQKGVDPQLNRAIEYLNKGA; the protein is encoded by the coding sequence ATGCGAACATTTCTGCGACTCGTTGTTTTACTTTTACTCGTCGGCTTGGTTCTCTTCGTCGCTTTTTTTGCCGGCTTTGGCATGAATTACTATCAAGTCCGGACGCAGCCGGCTCCGTCGGATATTCCCAGCAGTTTCAAATTATTCTGGGAAGCGTGGAATGTCGCGAAGGGTGAATTCTACGGCGACATTCCCGATCGCCAAACTCTGACGCATGGCGCGATTCGCGGCATGTTGCAATCCTTGAAGGATCCGCACACCGTGTTGATCGAACCGGAACCCGCCCGCGCCGAACAATCCACACTGCAAGGTGAGACTGGCGATGTGGGTTTGAATCTCGACATCAAAGACGGTGTGCTGACCATCGTCGCGCCAGTGCCCGGTTCGCCGGCGGATAAAGCCGGCCTCCGCGCCGGTGACATCGTGCTCAAAATTGGCGACAAGGATGTGGCATTCCAAGTCACCGTCCAAGAAGCCCAGGGATTGTTGCGCGGACCGATTGACAGTACCGTTAAAATACAGGTACGTCGCATCGGCGACGCCAAGCCGATGGACTTGGATCTCAAGCGCGAAAAATACGCGTTGCCCACCGTCCAGTACAAAATGTTGCCGAACACAACGTTCGGATACATCAAGGTCACGCTGGAAACGTCGGAGACCGCGAACGAATTCGCTAAAGCAGTGGACAACCTGAAATCGCAAAAAGTTACCGGCTTGGTGCTCGACCTGCGGAACAATCCCGGCGGCTTGTTCCCGGATCCGGTGCTCGACATCGCCGGACAATTCTTGAAGAACAACGACGTCGTCGTGTACGAAAAATATCGCGACGGCACCGACAAGGATTTTAAAGCTGGCAGTCGGCGCGGCGTCACCGATCTGCGCGTTGCCGTCCTCGTGAACAGCGGCACGGCGAGCGCGGCAGAAATTCTCGCCGGCGCGTTGCAGGATTATAAACGCGCGCCGCTCATCGGCGAGCCGACGTACGGCAAAGGTTCGGTGCAGACGATTCGCAAACTGAGCGATGGTTCAGCATTGCACATCACGACCGCAACCTGGTTCACCCCGAAGAAAAATCAAATCGAAGGCACGGGACTCAAGCCCGATATTGCCGTCCCGCTGACGAACGAATCCATCCAAAAAGGCGTGGACCCGCAATTGAATCGCGCCATCGAGTATCTGAACAAGGGCGCGTAG
- a CDS encoding S41 family peptidase codes for MIRGILRVLITSIVVAVLVSGAFAGGYVASRQMFPPPLPQDGGAPADWKSTMPVFWEAWNFVKQDFYKTPIDPDGMVNGSIDGMITAFGDPNTRFVDAKTAVITSTDLQGSFEGIGATVEMREGRLTIVSPIKNSPAERAGILPGDVVLQVDDTIIQNMDTTQAVRLIRGPKGTKVKLVIQRTKQAPFTVEITRDTIRQPFVESKMIEGTKLAYLRLNEFGATAPDEMRAALQDLLAQKPTGLIFDLRRDPGGYLPVAIDVASQFLRQGQTVLITKYKDGRREEIKAGRGGLASDIPMVLLIDKGSASASEIVAAALKDYKRATLIGTMTFGKGSVQNVHTLSDKSELRVTIANFFSPKDNAIHHIGIAPDIEVDLTEDDIATKRDPQLDRAIQFLQTGK; via the coding sequence ATGATTCGCGGAATTTTGCGCGTGCTAATAACATCCATCGTCGTCGCCGTGCTCGTCTCGGGCGCGTTCGCGGGCGGGTACGTCGCGAGTCGGCAAATGTTCCCGCCTCCCCTGCCCCAGGACGGCGGCGCGCCAGCGGACTGGAAATCCACGATGCCGGTTTTCTGGGAAGCGTGGAACTTTGTCAAACAGGATTTCTACAAGACGCCGATAGACCCGGACGGCATGGTCAATGGCTCGATTGATGGAATGATCACCGCGTTCGGCGATCCCAACACACGCTTTGTGGATGCCAAGACCGCCGTGATTACTTCGACGGATTTGCAAGGATCGTTCGAAGGCATCGGCGCGACGGTTGAAATGCGCGAGGGGCGGCTGACGATTGTGTCGCCGATCAAGAATTCACCGGCGGAACGCGCGGGGATTTTACCCGGCGATGTGGTGCTCCAAGTGGATGACACGATCATCCAAAATATGGACACGACGCAAGCCGTGCGTTTGATTCGCGGACCCAAAGGCACGAAGGTCAAGTTGGTCATTCAGCGCACCAAGCAAGCGCCGTTCACGGTCGAAATCACGCGCGATACGATTCGCCAACCGTTCGTCGAATCCAAGATGATCGAAGGCACCAAGCTCGCGTATCTGCGGCTCAACGAATTTGGCGCGACCGCGCCGGATGAAATGCGCGCCGCCTTGCAAGACCTGCTCGCGCAAAAACCGACGGGGTTGATCTTCGACTTGCGGCGTGACCCAGGCGGATATTTGCCGGTGGCGATTGACGTCGCGAGCCAGTTTCTCCGGCAAGGACAAACGGTGCTGATCACGAAATACAAAGACGGACGTCGCGAAGAGATAAAAGCCGGGCGCGGCGGACTCGCGTCGGATATTCCGATGGTGCTGTTGATAGACAAGGGATCGGCGAGCGCATCGGAGATCGTCGCGGCGGCGTTGAAAGATTACAAACGCGCGACGCTGATCGGTACGATGACCTTTGGCAAGGGTTCGGTCCAAAACGTTCACACGCTCAGCGACAAATCGGAATTGCGCGTGACCATCGCAAACTTTTTCAGTCCGAAGGATAATGCGATTCACCACATCGGGATCGCGCCGGACATTGAAGTTGACCTGACCGAAGACGACATCGCAACGAAACGCGATCCACAGTTGGATCGCGCAATCCAATTTTTGCAGACCGGAAAATAG
- the smpB gene encoding SsrA-binding protein SmpB, whose protein sequence is MAENLQVLATNRKAYHDYLIEETYEAGIALTGTEIKSVRTGSLNLRDSYAQVRNGELWLMNVHIAPYEPASRQNANPYRERKLLMHRKEILRLAGRAQEKGLTLIPLRAYLKKNRAKIEVGLARGKKLYDKRESIAKRESDREIRRAVKERTR, encoded by the coding sequence ATGGCAGAAAATCTTCAAGTGCTCGCGACGAATCGCAAAGCGTACCACGATTATCTCATCGAAGAAACGTACGAAGCCGGCATCGCGCTCACCGGCACCGAAATCAAATCGGTGCGGACGGGGAGTTTGAATTTACGCGATAGTTACGCGCAGGTTCGCAATGGCGAGTTGTGGTTGATGAACGTTCACATCGCGCCGTACGAGCCGGCGAGCCGGCAAAACGCGAATCCCTATCGCGAGCGCAAATTGTTGATGCATCGCAAAGAAATCTTGCGGCTTGCCGGGCGCGCGCAGGAAAAAGGATTGACGCTCATCCCCTTGCGCGCGTACCTCAAAAAGAATCGCGCCAAGATCGAAGTCGGTTTGGCGCGCGGCAAGAAACTGTACGACAAGCGCGAATCCATTGCCAAGCGTGAGAGCGACCGCGAAATTCGGCGCGCGGTGAAAGAACGGACGCGCTAG
- a CDS encoding NAD(P)H-dependent oxidoreductase: MRISIILAHPTHSSFNHAIVQVAIAELVQNEHQVFFHDLYAEKFDPILLTDEIPQEAIVPQEVERHCQEISNADGIIIVHPNWWGQPPAILKGWIDRVIRPGIAYQFLDGDKGEGVPIGLLKAKVACVFNTSNTISEREARVFGDPLETLWKNCVFGLCGVKTFNRETFSVVVTSTPEQRQAWLAHVREIVRRYFPQD, from the coding sequence ATGCGAATCTCTATCATCCTGGCACATCCCACTCACTCAAGTTTCAATCACGCCATCGTTCAAGTCGCCATTGCCGAACTGGTGCAGAATGAGCACCAAGTTTTCTTTCACGATCTGTATGCCGAAAAATTTGATCCGATTCTCCTCACAGATGAGATTCCTCAAGAAGCCATTGTCCCGCAAGAAGTTGAGAGGCATTGCCAAGAAATATCCAACGCCGATGGCATCATCATCGTGCATCCGAATTGGTGGGGACAGCCGCCTGCCATACTCAAAGGGTGGATCGACCGCGTCATTCGTCCTGGGATCGCGTATCAATTTCTGGATGGAGACAAGGGCGAAGGAGTTCCAATCGGATTGTTGAAAGCGAAGGTTGCGTGCGTCTTCAATACATCGAATACAATATCAGAACGCGAAGCACGCGTCTTTGGAGATCCGCTCGAAACACTTTGGAAGAACTGTGTCTTTGGTTTATGCGGAGTCAAGACCTTTAATCGTGAGACGTTCAGCGTCGTTGTTACCAGTACGCCGGAGCAGCGTCAAGCGTGGCTAGCGCACGTACGAGAAATCGTGCGACGTTATTTTCCACAAGACTAG
- a CDS encoding LCP family protein, which produces MLRLTKGLWLAGVLGLVGLLAGGCQTQPNSTPTVILMPTVAPTTLPTQASLPLIVPAVAATSTPTTVPVVIAPSVTPTPEPESLFDALVRPLVADASRRRAERSKQDPEFAKSVDLTLNEGRINFLLYGYGETHEPPVTEKAIIGSYTIISYDLRARQADLISFTHDIRAPEVERAMWKSGEKRYALRMDQAYHVGGFKLQRQMMRNATGLAIDYQVTFRDAVLQSAIDGVFEGVEVDVPVAFQVQPFYLDGKKYDKGYFPQGKQKMNGARVIQFIKTVPVTEGYYGKELEHNTRKHLVFNALLDMLAQKQKEPKFWLNLSTFITKESLTGTIAYDFDVIPLAVNNIREATASLDKLSKSSSRQVQLPKIGRTLYIVDPAHGDGGVRWVEGDAIENPISKKDIETNIYPHLAYEVPSGANPYGDLVTEYWRPVRVLLRDRLTSPALDALPVHPE; this is translated from the coding sequence ATGCTCCGTCTTACCAAAGGATTATGGCTGGCAGGTGTATTGGGTTTAGTTGGGTTGCTTGCAGGTGGGTGCCAGACTCAACCGAACAGTACACCGACTGTTATCCTCATGCCGACCGTCGCCCCCACGACTTTACCCACCCAGGCATCGTTACCGCTTATCGTCCCCGCGGTTGCAGCCACGAGCACGCCGACCACTGTTCCCGTCGTCATCGCGCCGAGCGTCACACCCACGCCCGAACCCGAATCATTGTTCGACGCGCTCGTGCGACCGCTTGTAGCCGACGCGTCACGTCGGCGCGCCGAACGCTCCAAGCAAGATCCGGAATTCGCCAAGAGTGTGGACTTGACGCTCAACGAAGGACGCATCAACTTTTTGTTGTACGGGTACGGCGAAACGCACGAGCCGCCGGTGACCGAGAAAGCGATTATCGGTTCGTACACGATTATCTCGTACGATTTGCGCGCGCGCCAAGCCGATCTGATTTCATTTACGCACGACATTCGCGCGCCCGAAGTTGAACGCGCGATGTGGAAATCCGGCGAAAAGCGCTACGCACTGCGGATGGACCAGGCGTACCACGTGGGCGGATTCAAGTTGCAGCGCCAGATGATGCGGAACGCGACCGGCTTGGCGATAGATTATCAAGTCACGTTCCGCGATGCGGTGCTCCAGTCCGCGATTGACGGCGTGTTTGAAGGCGTCGAAGTGGACGTGCCGGTCGCGTTCCAGGTCCAACCGTTTTATCTCGACGGCAAAAAGTACGACAAGGGTTATTTTCCACAGGGCAAACAAAAGATGAACGGCGCGCGCGTGATCCAGTTCATCAAGACCGTGCCGGTGACCGAGGGATATTACGGCAAAGAGTTGGAACACAACACGCGCAAACACCTGGTGTTCAACGCGTTGCTCGACATGCTCGCGCAAAAACAAAAGGAACCCAAGTTCTGGCTCAACCTTTCGACGTTTATTACGAAGGAATCGTTGACGGGCACGATTGCGTACGATTTCGACGTGATCCCGCTCGCGGTCAACAATATTCGCGAAGCGACGGCAAGTCTGGACAAGTTGTCCAAAAGTTCGTCGCGCCAAGTCCAGTTACCCAAGATCGGGCGCACGTTGTACATCGTTGACCCGGCGCATGGCGATGGGGGAGTGCGGTGGGTAGAAGGTGATGCAATCGAAAATCCGATATCGAAGAAGGACATTGAGACTAACATTTATCCGCACCTCGCGTACGAAGTGCCGAGCGGCGCGAATCCCTATGGTGATCTGGTTACCGAGTACTGGCGACCGGTGCGCGTGCTTCTACGAGACAGATTGACGTCGCCAGCGCTCGACGCCTTACCGGTTCACCCAGAGTAA
- a CDS encoding DUF362 domain-containing protein, translating to MTLPENVLAGLAINPGPRETVLPSVDELRAMGAKWVRYLLRDEFQNTATGNNLELDLLLDRYRDLDTRVLVLVNPETLGEVPPPATSSDWGDANAGYIGRVSDLAQKIAAFYNGRIAALEVFNEPDSQQILPEQYGALLAATYPKIKAVSDVPVISAGICCGKNHPYLQAVMNIARDQCDAVGWHPYGLRVENYPTSDWGLGDLRDSITRARAIAGKPLWITEIGAELAYQWNQSPEQAVAEYLTRAFNLMRELGKDTVAHAFWFTWRMLEEGWGIVDTTGAHRAAWYALQQQTHPTPTISQVRFTPSTVVGGDSLNVSITVNNLSDDTLATQGPNPGFEYTERDTFFTRGYPDVPGAFRVAVDFDGRTGVDHPYRWGFSTPLAPGETRTITGAIRLTTPQTKTFWAGLVQERTAWRQDRQGAQAITVTPGFEITDVAFTPTALLVGELLNVSVTVKNTSNTMLPTQGPDPGFEYDEGDSFISRGFSDTPGNFRIGIDFENRAGIDHPYRWGLGAPLAPGETRTITGAIRLKQTQSQNYWAGLVQERVAWWQAKRGAQKITATLPAGKPRIVSVAFSPTQLNVGDLLNVSVTVRNESNAPALTQEPTPGLVYDEGDTFYTRGFPDTSGAFRVAVDFDGRTGVDHPYRWGFGTPLAPGETRTVVGAIRLNTAQSKNYWVGLVQEQIEWAQDQAGTQRIIVDPVPMDAPQIVGVEFSPTTVAANELVNVSITLKNTAPQTIATQGPDPGFVYTEGDTFYTRGFPDIYSAFRVAVDFDGRIGVDHPYRWGLGAPLAPGETRTITGAIRLTNARVARYWAGLVQERVAWHRDQVGTQMLTVKSGEPPRVIHVHDTRATTWSGQPKYWTFVNQDVVNEMVERGVMTLTNRATVADAWRALLPSYQSGQGIALKVNFANGGNGNLDAVVETLNAIVRGLQMIGVQANDVWVFDATHVIPERYVNGCAFTGIRFFDTGGHERASFDSTAPDAKIVFAPPAEVMPLPTIKLTDVLVNATYVINLPIFKGHKSGAGITLGFKNHLGSTNLPSGFHPYIFPAGARFRTDYNPLVDLYRMSSIRAKTVLTIADGLFTGDDWNSPAKLMRTFGNQTPNSLFFATDPVALDSVLCDLLDAEWGALPNADNYLRLASELGLGVFERGDPWGAGYTRIDYRKM from the coding sequence ATGACTTTGCCTGAAAACGTACTCGCCGGTCTAGCGATCAATCCCGGTCCGCGTGAGACGGTGTTGCCTTCCGTTGATGAATTACGCGCGATGGGCGCAAAATGGGTGCGTTATCTTCTGCGCGATGAATTTCAAAACACCGCGACCGGCAATAATCTCGAACTCGATCTTTTGTTGGATCGCTATCGCGATCTCGACACGCGCGTGCTCGTGCTGGTCAATCCGGAAACGCTTGGCGAAGTTCCGCCGCCCGCTACGTCGAGCGACTGGGGCGACGCGAATGCTGGTTACATTGGGCGCGTGTCCGACCTCGCACAAAAAATCGCGGCATTTTATAATGGTCGCATTGCCGCGCTCGAAGTGTTCAACGAACCAGACTCACAGCAGATTTTGCCGGAACAGTACGGCGCACTACTCGCGGCGACGTATCCCAAAATCAAAGCGGTCAGCGATGTGCCGGTGATTTCCGCGGGCATTTGTTGCGGCAAGAATCATCCATACTTGCAAGCCGTGATGAACATCGCGCGCGACCAGTGCGATGCGGTCGGCTGGCATCCGTACGGATTGCGCGTGGAAAATTATCCAACGAGCGATTGGGGCTTGGGCGATCTGCGCGATTCGATCACCCGCGCGCGCGCGATTGCCGGCAAACCGCTGTGGATCACCGAGATTGGCGCGGAACTCGCGTACCAGTGGAATCAATCACCCGAGCAAGCCGTCGCCGAGTATCTCACACGCGCGTTCAACCTGATGCGCGAATTGGGCAAGGACACCGTCGCGCACGCGTTCTGGTTTACGTGGCGGATGCTCGAAGAGGGCTGGGGCATCGTAGACACCACGGGCGCGCATCGCGCCGCGTGGTACGCACTGCAACAACAAACGCACCCAACACCGACGATTTCCCAGGTCAGGTTCACGCCGTCAACCGTCGTCGGTGGCGATTCGCTCAACGTGAGCATCACGGTTAACAATCTCAGCGACGACACTCTGGCAACCCAAGGACCCAATCCAGGATTTGAGTACACCGAGCGCGATACATTTTTCACGCGCGGCTATCCCGATGTGCCCGGCGCGTTTCGTGTTGCGGTGGATTTCGATGGGCGCACCGGCGTAGACCACCCGTACCGTTGGGGCTTTAGTACTCCGCTCGCACCCGGCGAAACACGCACGATCACCGGCGCGATTCGACTCACGACGCCGCAGACGAAAACATTCTGGGCTGGGTTGGTGCAAGAAAGAACTGCGTGGCGCCAAGACCGGCAAGGCGCGCAAGCGATCACCGTCACGCCAGGATTTGAAATCACGGACGTGGCATTTACGCCGACCGCGTTGCTCGTGGGCGAATTGCTCAACGTGAGTGTCACGGTTAAGAACACGAGTAACACAATGTTGCCGACCCAGGGTCCCGACCCAGGATTCGAGTACGACGAAGGCGACTCGTTTATCAGTCGCGGTTTCAGCGACACGCCCGGCAATTTTCGTATCGGCATAGATTTCGAGAATCGCGCGGGGATTGACCATCCGTACCGCTGGGGTTTGGGCGCGCCGCTCGCGCCCGGTGAAACGCGCACGATCACCGGCGCGATTCGACTCAAGCAAACGCAATCGCAAAATTATTGGGCGGGCTTGGTGCAGGAACGCGTCGCGTGGTGGCAGGCCAAGCGCGGCGCGCAGAAAATCACCGCGACCTTGCCCGCCGGCAAACCGCGTATCGTCAGCGTTGCATTTTCGCCGACCCAGCTCAATGTCGGCGACCTGCTTAACGTGAGCGTGACCGTTCGCAACGAATCGAACGCGCCGGCGCTAACGCAAGAACCCACTCCTGGATTGGTGTACGATGAAGGCGACACATTCTACACGCGCGGTTTTCCGGACACGTCCGGCGCATTCCGCGTCGCGGTAGATTTCGATGGGCGCACCGGTGTGGATCATCCGTATCGTTGGGGCTTTGGGACTCCGCTCGCGCCCGGCGAAACGCGCACGGTCGTCGGCGCGATTCGCTTGAACACCGCGCAATCGAAAAATTACTGGGTCGGTTTGGTGCAGGAACAAATCGAGTGGGCGCAAGACCAGGCAGGTACGCAACGCATCATCGTTGACCCCGTGCCGATGGACGCGCCGCAAATCGTCGGCGTGGAATTTTCGCCGACAACCGTCGCGGCGAACGAACTCGTCAACGTGAGTATCACGCTCAAGAACACGGCTCCGCAAACGATTGCGACTCAGGGTCCCGACCCAGGATTCGTGTACACGGAGGGCGACACATTCTACACGCGCGGTTTCCCGGACATTTATAGCGCGTTTCGCGTCGCGGTAGACTTCGATGGACGCATCGGTGTGGATCATCCCTATCGCTGGGGTTTGGGCGCGCCGCTCGCGCCCGGCGAAACGCGCACGATCACCGGCGCGATCCGTTTGACGAACGCGCGCGTCGCGCGCTACTGGGCGGGGCTGGTGCAAGAGCGCGTCGCGTGGCATCGCGATCAGGTGGGGACACAGATGCTGACCGTCAAGTCCGGCGAGCCGCCGCGGGTGATTCACGTTCACGATACGCGCGCGACGACGTGGAGTGGACAGCCCAAGTACTGGACCTTTGTCAATCAAGATGTCGTCAACGAAATGGTCGAACGCGGCGTAATGACGCTGACGAATCGCGCGACGGTCGCGGACGCATGGCGCGCGTTGTTGCCGAGTTATCAATCTGGGCAAGGCATCGCGCTCAAAGTGAATTTTGCGAATGGCGGCAATGGGAATCTGGATGCGGTCGTCGAAACACTCAACGCCATCGTACGCGGATTGCAAATGATTGGCGTGCAAGCGAACGATGTTTGGGTGTTCGATGCGACGCACGTCATTCCCGAACGGTACGTCAACGGATGCGCGTTTACCGGAATACGCTTTTTCGATACGGGCGGGCACGAGCGCGCGAGTTTCGATAGCACCGCGCCGGACGCGAAGATTGTCTTTGCGCCGCCGGCTGAGGTGATGCCTCTGCCGACGATCAAGCTCACGGATGTGCTCGTCAACGCAACGTACGTGATCAACCTGCCAATCTTCAAAGGACACAAGAGCGGCGCGGGGATCACATTGGGTTTCAAGAATCATCTCGGCTCGACCAACTTGCCAAGCGGGTTCCATCCGTACATTTTCCCGGCGGGCGCGCGCTTTCGCACAGATTACAATCCGCTCGTGGACCTCTACCGCATGTCGTCTATTCGCGCCAAAACGGTGTTGACGATTGCCGATGGACTATTTACCGGTGACGATTGGAATTCGCCGGCGAAATTGATGCGGACATTTGGCAATCAAACGCCGAACAGTCTTTTCTTCGCGACCGATCCGGTCGCGTTGGATTCGGTGCTGTGCGATCTACTCGATGCCGAGTGGGGTGCGTTGCCAAACGCGGACAACTATCTCCGGCTGGCGAGCGAACTGGGTCTGGGTGTGTTCGAGCGTGGCGACCCGTGGGGTGCAGGGTACACGCGGATTGATTATCGCAAGATGTAG